The Usitatibacter rugosus genome segment GGATCGAAGGGCTTCGTGAGGTGATCGTCGAAGCCCGACGCGAGGGCATGCTCGCGATGCTCCACCTGCCCGTAGCCCGTGAGCGCGAGGATGCGCGCGGATTTCGTCTCCGGCATCTCTCGCATCTTGCGCGCGAGCGAATAGCCATCCATCTCCGGCAACCCGATGTCGAGGAAGACCACGTCGGGCACGAACGCCTTGGCCTTCACCAGCGCCTCGCGCGCGCTGAACGCGGCTACGACCTGGTGGCCCGACTGCTCCAGCAGCACGGCCAATGCCTCGGCCGAATCGCGGCTGTCGTCCACCACGAGGATCTTGCGGGGCACGAACGCGGGACGCGCCGGCGCTGATCCGGGGCTCGCCTCGGCGGGCGTCTTCATCAGCGGAAGAAGCACCTCGAATCGGCTTCCCTGGCCCTGGCCCGCGCTACTCGCCTTCACGCTGCCGCCGTGCATCGCCACCAGCCGGCGCACGAGTGCCAGGCCCACGCCGAGGCCGCCGCGCGTGCGCTCGAGCGTACGGTCGCCCTGAGCGAAGAGCTCGAAGACGTGGGGCAGCAGGTCGCTCGCCATGCCGATGCCGGTGTCCTCGACGACGATCGCCACTTCATCGCCGCGGCGCTCGCCGCGCAGCGTGATGTGCCCCCCGGGCGGCGTGAATTTCGCCGCGTTGTTGAGGAGGTTGCCGATCACCTGGGTGAGCCGCACGGCGTCGGCGTGGATCCAGAGCGGCTCGTCCGCGAGGCTCACGGTCACCTGCAGCCCGTTCGCATCGATCGCCGGGCGCGCCATCTCGAGGGCGGCGTGCACCACCGCTTCCAGCCGCACGGGCGCGATCTGCAGCGCGATCTTGCCCTGCGTGATGCGCGAGACGTCGAGCAGGTCGTCCACCAGCCGCGCGAGGTGCGAGACCTGCCGGCCGATCATCTCGCGCGCCTTGGCGTGCATCTCGGTCCGCTCGGAAGGCGCGATGCGCAGGATCTCGACGGCGTTGCGGATCGGGCCCAGGGGATTCCTCAACTCGTGCGCCAGCATCGCGAGGAACTCGTCCTTGCGATGGTCCAGCGCGAGCAGCGCCGCCTCGGCGTTCTTGCGCTCGGTGATGTCCTGCGCGACGCCGGCCACGCGCCGCTCGGTTCCCGCGTTGCGCATCGGGAAACCGCGCACGGCGATCCAGCGCTCCGATTTGTCGGGCCGGCGAATGCGGTATTCCTCGTTGTACGTCCCCATGTCGACCAGCTGCCGTGTCGAAGCGAGCGCGCCTTTCCGGTCATCCGGATGGATCGCGTCCAGCCACACATCGATGTCGCCCATCACGTCGGTGACCGTACGGCCCCACATGGTTTCGAACGCGGGGCTCACGTAGTCGAACTTCATCTCGACCGGATCGAGGATCCAGAAGACGTCGCCGATGCTCTCCGACATCTCGCGGAAGCGCGACTCCGCCTGGTGCAGCCGCTTCTCCGCGCGGCGCATGCGAAGCAGGGCGCGGGCGTTGGCCACCAGCTCCTCGGGCTCCACGGGCTCCGCGAGATAGGCATCGGCGCCCGCCTCGAGGGCCAGCACCTTGTGATGCGCGTCCACGTGCGTGGCCGAGGTCTGCAGCACCGCGACGTCGGCGACATCGGGGTCGGCGCGAATGCGCAGCACTACATGGCGGCCGTTGAGATCGGGCAGGCGCACGTCCAGCACCATCAGCTCGGGCCGCCGCTCCTTCAGCAGGCGAATCGCTTCGTAGCCGGTGCCGGCCTCGATGACCTCGAAGCCGGCAAGCTGCAGGATCCGGCTCTTCGCATAGCGGCCGCCCTCGTTGTCATCGACCACGAGGACGAGGGCGCCGTCGCTGTCGTGGGCGATCGTCATGCGGCCATCGCCTTCTCGAGCGCTTCACGGGAGAGCTCGTTCTTCGAGATGATCGCCTTCACGCGCGGCGCGAGGCGGGCGCGGTCGGCGGCCGGCAGATCGCGCGCGGTGACGATCACCACGGGAATGTCGGCGGTCTTCGGATCGGCCTTCAGGCGATCGAGCACCTCTTCGCCCTGCAGGCCCGGCATGTTGAGGTCGAGGAAGATCCAGCGCGGCTTCCAGCGCTCTGCGAGCTCCACGCCGCGCAGGCCGTCGCTGGCCTCTTCCACGCGGGAGTCGGTGTTGAGGAGCTTCCGCAGGACGTAGCGCGCGGCCTCGTCGTCGTCGATGATCAGCACCGGCGAGTTGTCGCGCCGCGCCTGCAGCAGGCGCTCGAGGACGGCGGTCACTTCGCCGATCTCGTAGGGCGTCGACACATGCCAATCCGCGCCGGCTTCGATGGCGCGAGACCGGTCGGCCGCCGCGCTCGCGACGAGCACCGGGACCGGAACCGCGCCCGGGCCCTTCAGGTCACGAAGCCAACGAGATCCGGTATGCAGCTCAGCGCCTG includes the following:
- a CDS encoding hybrid sensor histidine kinase/response regulator, whose amino-acid sequence is MTIAHDSDGALVLVVDDNEGGRYAKSRILQLAGFEVIEAGTGYEAIRLLKERRPELMVLDVRLPDLNGRHVVLRIRADPDVADVAVLQTSATHVDAHHKVLALEAGADAYLAEPVEPEELVANARALLRMRRAEKRLHQAESRFREMSESIGDVFWILDPVEMKFDYVSPAFETMWGRTVTDVMGDIDVWLDAIHPDDRKGALASTRQLVDMGTYNEEYRIRRPDKSERWIAVRGFPMRNAGTERRVAGVAQDITERKNAEAALLALDHRKDEFLAMLAHELRNPLGPIRNAVEILRIAPSERTEMHAKAREMIGRQVSHLARLVDDLLDVSRITQGKIALQIAPVRLEAVVHAALEMARPAIDANGLQVTVSLADEPLWIHADAVRLTQVIGNLLNNAAKFTPPGGHITLRGERRGDEVAIVVEDTGIGMASDLLPHVFELFAQGDRTLERTRGGLGVGLALVRRLVAMHGGSVKASSAGQGQGSRFEVLLPLMKTPAEASPGSAPARPAFVPRKILVVDDSRDSAEALAVLLEQSGHQVVAAFSAREALVKAKAFVPDVVFLDIGLPEMDGYSLARKMREMPETKSARILALTGYGQVEHREHALASGFDDHLTKPFDPAQLSQVIG